The window CATAAATAACGTCTGCATTCAGATCATTAAAACCATAATCCAAAGAGGCTGCTCCTGATTCCACGGCATATCCTTTCCCCCATGATTCCGGAAGAAAACGGTATCCCAGTTCCAGTACATTTTTATAACCATTGGTTTCATGGGTTAACAATTTTAAGCCGCTCCAGCCTATCAGAAGTCCGCTTTCTTTTTCTACAACCCCCAGTCTTCCCACTCCGTTTTCCTCATACTGTTTCTGAATCATTCTGATGACATTTTTTGACTCGTTGATGTCTGTTAAAACCGGTACACCAATATACTTCATCACTTCCGGATTGGAATCCAGAAGAAAGATTCGTTCAAAATCTTCATCTTCCAGTTTTCTTAACGTCAGCCGTTCCGTTTCTATTTTCATAATTATTTGTTTTTTTATTCTTCCGCTCCAAAAATAGTCACCTCTTGTCTTCCTTTCCTGATATCCGCTTCTTTTATTGTATTCCCACTAATGTTCAGGGTTTGTAAAGCAGGGTTGCCGGAAATATCAATTTTTTGAAGTTTGTTATGTTCCAGATTCAGTTTTCTCAATTTTTTGAACGGGTTGAGGTTTATTGTTTTTATTTGATTTAAAGATAATGTTAATTGATCAATTTTTGGAAGTCCTTCCAGCGAAATACTTTCCAGCAGATTATGATCCAGATATAATGAAGTTAAATTTTTAAGATTTTCAGCTTTAAAAGATGAAATTTTGCATCCTGTACACGAAAACAGTTCCAGATGATCCAGATTTGTTATCCTTATACCGGGGATTGCATTATCATCAAGAACAATCATTTTTACATTTTTAAAAAGGTGCAGGTCTTCTGTGGAAATAATTCCTTTCTGAACCAGAAACAGGTTCGTTATCATTCCGGCTTCGTGAGATTCTAGGATTCCGTTTTTATTCTGATCGAAATTTTCCAGGACTGCTTTTTCAAAGTTTTTATCTTTAAATTCAAGCTTTTGTCCGTAGAAAAATGAAAATCCTGAAATAAGGAAAACGGTGGTAAATATTTTAATTTTCATCATGAATTGTGTATTAAATCCTTATTTTTGTAAACTTAAATTCCATGTAAAAATAATGAAGATTTTTAGATATATTGCGCTTTCTTCTATTTTAGCTGCCGGACTTGTTTCCTGCAAAAAAGAATCTGAAAACCAATGGAAAGTAGAAGTTAAGCAAACTGCTGAAAAAGTTGATATCACAGATATTTCCAAAGCATTCTACAATCCGGATCTTCCGCTGGATCAGTTTAAAGCTCAATTTCCATGGTTCCAGGGAAGTGTTTCTGATGCCGATTTCGGGAAAAGAAGAGCGGATGCTGAAGAGATTAAAATCTATAAGGAAGCCATCGGGAAAATAGATCAGACAAAGCTTCAGACAGAGCTTCAAAGCTTATTTTCACATATTAAATATTACTTTCCAAAGTTTAAGAGTCCAAAGGTATATCTGTTCTCATCAGCTTTACAGATGGTTCAGGATCCTATATTTTATGATGAAAAAGGGAATTTACTGTTTATCGATGTGACCGGTTTTATGGGAGACGGAAATGCCAACTATAAAGGACTGGAGCTGTATTTCCAAAAGTCGATGAATCCTCAGAATCTCGTTCCGAAAGTTTCACAGCTTTTTGCTGAAAATATTGTAACGGAGTCTCCTGACCACCAGAAATTCATAGATCAGATTATCCTGAACGGAAAAGTAATGATTCTTCAGGATGCGTTTCTTCCTGATACGCCGGATTATCTGAAAATAAACTACACCCAAAAACAGTACGACTGGGCCAAGAGCAATGAAGCCAATATCTGGAATTATTTTGTAGAAAGCAATCTGATCTTCGGAGATGACCCAAGACTGGGAGAACGTTTTATTTCTCCGGGTCCATTTTCAAAATTTTACACAGAAATTGACAATGAATCTTCGCCTCAAATCGGAATTTTTACAGGATGGCAAATTTGTAAAGCCTATCTGAAGGAAAAACCTGAAACGAAGTTAACGGAGTTCCTGAAAATGGATGCCACCACAATTTTTAATCAGTCCGGTTATAAACCGAAACTTAAATAATAGAAATTTAGAATTTAGAAAAAATAGAACAATGAGAAAGACTCAGATTACGATAGATGTAGAACTTGATGAAAATCACGTACCGGAAAACATTACCTGGAACGCTCAGGATGGAGGCATCGAAAAGCAGGATACCAAAGCGACAATGATTTCTGTTTGGGATGATAAAACCAGAGAAGCATTAAGAATCGATCTTTGGACGAAAGAAATGCCCGTAGATCAAATGAAGATGTTCATCCACCAGATTTTAATCTCTTTAGGAAACACGTATCAGAGAGCGACAGGTGAAGAAGATGTAGCACAGTGGATGGAAGAAATTGCTGAAGAATTCGCTGTGAAATCTGCTATTAAGTAAAAAAATAAATATGCAATAAGCTTTAGGCAGTAAGCGGTAAGCTTTTTGTACTCAGCTAGAGCAAATTTTAATAAAAACAATTAGTATCAGGCAGTAATTGTATTGTTTACTACTAAAAGTTTAAAAGCAAAAAATTATGAATTTTAATACCAAAGTAATTCACGGAGGGCAGCACCATGAGTCTGCAACAGGTTCTGTAAATGTCCCTGTATTTTTAACCTCTACATTTGCACAGAAAAGCCCGGGAGTACATTCCGGATATGAATATTCAAGAGCTGCCAATCCTACAAGACAGGCATTGGAAGACTCTTTGGCCAGTATTGAAAACGGAGCGAGAGGCTTAGCATTCGGTTCCGGTCTCGCGGCCATCGACTGTGTTTTGAAATTATTAAACCCTGGTGATGAAGTCATTGCTGTAGATGATCTTTATGGAGGTACTTACAGAATGTTCACCAGACTTTTCGAAAAATATCAGCTGAAGTTTACATTCGTAAATTTTGATGATGTTTCTAAAATTGCGGATGTTATTACTGATAAAACAAAACTGATCTGGGTAGAGACACCAACTAACCCATTGATGAAACTGGTAGACATCAAAGCAGTTGTAGACATCGCGAAAGGAAGAGATATTTTAGTGGCCGTAGACAATACTTTTGCAACACCTTATATCCAGAGACCTATTGATTTGGGAGCTGATATCGTGATGCACTCTGCCACAAAATATTTAGGGGGACACTCCGATGTGATTGCCGGAGCGCTTATTGCCAAAGATGCAGAATTGGGAGAAAAGCTTCACTTCATTCAGTTTGCTAGCGGTGGTATTTTAGGACCTCATGATTCTTATCTGGTATTGAGAGGAATCAAAACACTGGCACTAAGAATGCAGAGACACTCTGACAACGGTCTTGCTGTAGCAAAATACCTGGAGACTCATCCGGCTGTAGATCAAGTCATTTATCCAGGTCTGGAATCTCATCCACAATATGAACTGGCAAAATCTCAGATGAAAGAATCCGGAGGAATGGTTTCATTTACATTCAAATCAGGAAAAAAAGAAGATGCTATCAAATTCTTGGAAAAAGTAAGAGTATTCACGCTTGCTGAATCGTTAGGAGGCGTAGAATCTTTAGCTAACCACCCTGCTTTGATGACACACGCTTCAATTCCTGCAGAAAAACGTGCAGAATTGGGAATTACTGATGACCTTGTTCGTTTAAGTGTTGGTATTGAAGATGCTGAAGATCTTATTGCAGATTTAGAGAAAGCTTTTTCCTAATAAAAACACCATAAAATGAGAAGGATGATACCATCTTTCTCATTTTATTTTATTATAACACCGCTGATACTATGAAAAATATAAGAAAAGCAATTCTTTCCGACCTTCCACAGCTTGCGGAATTATTTGATCAGTACAGAGTATTTTATCACAAAACATCTGATATTCCCGCTGCCACTAATTTTCTTCAGGAAAGACTTGAAAATAAAGATTCCGAAATTTTTGTTGCAGAGGAAAATGGTACACTAAAAGGTTTCGTACAGCTATACCCTATATTTTCATCCACAAGAATGCAGCGTTACTGGCTGCTGAATGATCTTTATGTAAATGAAAATCACAGAGGAAAAGGCTTTTCCAAAGAACTGATTGAAGAATCTAAGTCACTTTGCCGTTCATCAAAAGCATGCGGTATCCTTTTAGAAACAGGAAAAAAGAATGATATAGGAAATCAGCTTTACCCCGCCTGCGGCTTTGAACTTTATGATTCTGTGAATTTCTACGAGTGGACCAATCATGAGCAATGAATAATAAATAATGAGTAATAAGCAATGAGTAATAAATTACTTACGTATTACACTCACTACCCCGAAACTCGAAAACCCGCACCCAAAACCACCCCTAAAAACAAAAAATGATATGACCGAATTTCAAAAATACATCCAAAGATATTTAGATCTGATTCCGGCAGGAAACTGGTTAGATGAGCTCCAAATATCAGCAGATAAAACCACAGGAATTTATTCCAACCTCACCGAAGAACAATTTCATTTCGCTTATGCAGAAGGAAAATGGACTTTAAAAGAACTTCTACTCCACCTTTCCGATACAGAAAGAGTTTTCCAGTACAGAATATTGGCATTCGCAAGAGGAGAGAAAAACAACCTTCCCGGATTTGACGAAAATGAATACGCAGAACGATCATTTGCCAATGAAAGAACTTTGGATTCCCTTTTGGAAGAATACAAGCTGGTAAGAAAATCTTCTCAGATTCTATTAGAAACACTTCATCCCTCGGCTTTACAGAATACAGGTACGGCCAACGGCCATGAAATTACGGTAGAAACCATCGGAAAACTGATCGTAGGACACAATTACCACCATCTGAATATCATTGAGGAGAGGTATCTGTCGAAATTGGGATGGATGTAGGAAGTTAAATGGAATTTTGATTTATTATAAGTTTTGGCTAAAGCCGGAGAATCTATTTTCTTATTTAAATGGGCTAAAGCCCACTTCTATTGAATACCATAACCTTTCTAATAATTCAATCATATTTAATTATACCACAAAAACATCAATAGGAACGGGCTTTAGCCCGTTCTCATATTATACTAATTCCATTGGCTTTAGCCGAAATTTATAATTCCGTAGATTTTGGTTGAAACAATGGGGTTCATATTTATTGTTTAAAAGTGCTAAGCCCATTGCTATTGAATAACATAACCTTTCTAATAATTCATTGAATCATATTTAATTATACCACAAAAAACATCAATAGGAACGGGCTTTAGCCCGTTTTCACATTATATATCTCCTTCCATTGGCTTTAGCCAAAACTTATTAAATAAATAGTATTTTTGATAAAACAACACAAATGGCTTTTATCAAAATCTACATTCGTCTTGTCTTTTCTACAAGAAACAGAGATCCTTTTCTCAATACATTTGACATACGTCTCAAAGTCTGGAAACATATTAAAGAGTATGCTACAGAAAAAGGAATATTTTTAGAAATGGTTAATGGATATTCAGACCATTGTCATTGTCTTATTTCTCTCGGCTCTGATCAGAATATTGAAAAAGTTGTACAACTTTTAAAAGGTGAATCTTCACATTGGATCAATAAAAATCAACTTACAATAGGAAAATTCTCATGGCAGGATGAATATTTTGCGGTGTCAGTTTCTGAATCCATGGTAGAGAATGTAAGAAATTATATTAAAAATCAGGAAAAACACCATCAGAAAAAGAGTTTTGGAGAGGAGTATAAGGAATTTATTGAAAGATATAATTTTAAAATTTGAGTAGGTTTTGGCTAAAGCCATGGGATTTATCTCTATTGTTTAAATGGGCTAAAGCCCATTTCTATTGAATAGAATAACATCTCCAGTAATATGTAAAATCATATTTTAATTCTATTATGCAATAACCCAAAGAATCATACACCATCAAAATATCAATAGAAACGGGCTAAAGCCCGTTTTTAAATTGTGCACCTTCATATGGCTTTAGCCAAAACCTATCAACATAAATACATTTACATTCCAATTTTTTGCCTAAAATTCATAGATTCTCTACCTTTATCAACTCTTTGAATTCACTTACAATTATGGAACATATTATTGAAATATTAAAATCCGGCGGAACGATTCTTTACCCTACTGATACTATCTGGGGAATTGGCTGTGATGCTACCAATATAGAAGCAGTCAATAAAATTTTTGACATCAAAAAGCGCGAAAAAAACAAATCCATGATTATCCTGGTGGAATCTGAAAAAAGACTTCAGGATCTCGTGGATGTTCCCGAAATGGCCTGGGAAATTATTGATCTCAGCGAAAAGCCGGTAACAATCGTTTATGAAAATCCAAGAGGCCTGCCTAAGGAACTTCTTGCGGAAGACGGAAGCATCGGAATCCGACTGGTGAAAAATGATTTCTGTAAAAAACTGATCACAAAACTGAACAGACCTTTGGTATCTACTTCAGCTAACTTCAGTGGTGAGAAAAGTCCGCTGAAATTCTCAGATATCTCTGAGGAGATGATCAGCCTTGTAGATTATGCGGTAGAAGAAGACAGAGAAAAAGTTTCAAAGTATTCAGGTTCTTCAGTCATTAAAATATGGAACGACAACAGGATAAAAGTGCTTCGGGAATAAAAATCCTGAGCCTGTATATTTATTTTTTTAGAGTCTTGCCCGTTTATATCGGCAGGATTTCTTTTTTTTAATTCTATCTTTGTACACTCAACTCATAAACTATTTGCTATGGATCATCAGGAGTTTGCTCAAATGTGGATTAATGCATGGAATTCTCATGATTTAGAGGATATCCTTTCCCACTATTCGGATGATATTGAAATTACCACTCCTATGATTGCTCTGGCGACAGGGGGCAAGGAAAGCTCTTTAAAAGGTAAACAAGCTGTTCGGGAATACTGGCGAAAAGCTTTGGATAAGTTTCCGGATCTTCATTTTGCTCTTATTCATTCCACAGCGGGAGTAAACTCTGTAGCTTTATTTTATAAGTCGATTATGGATAAACATGCTGTTGAAGTCATGTTTTTTAATAAAGACGGAAAAATCAGTAAAATGTATGCTCATTATGATTAATGGGAATATACGTAGAAATTGTCACTATTATTAACAATGAAAATTAATCTTAATCAAAATAAGAATTTAAAATTATTCAAAATCATTTCTGAAGCAGCAGAAAAGAACAACCAGTCCGTATTCATTGTGGGAGGATATGTGCGTGATCTTCTGATGAAAAGAAAAGCTTCTACAGATATAGACTTTGTAACGGAACAAAGCGGTATTGAGCTTGCTCAAAATGTAGCTCAGGAGATAGATCCTAAATTAAAGGTTTCTGTATTTAAAACATATGGTACGGCCATGATCAAGTATAAAGAGCTTGAGCTTGAGTTTGTGGGGGCAAGAAAAGAGAGCTACACAGAGAACAGCCGAAAACCGGAAGTAGAAGGCGGAAGCCTGGAAGATGACCAGAAAAGAAGAGATTTTACCATCAATGCGATGGCTATTTCTTTAAATAAAGATCATTTCGGAGAACTGATAGACCCTTTCAATGGAATGGATGATCTTGAAAAAGGCATTTTAAGGACTCCTTTAGAACCTGCACAAACCTATTCTGATGACCCATTAAGGATGATGAGAGCTGTACGTTTTGCTTCCACTTTAAATTTTAAGATTGAGGAAAACTCTCTGAAAGCCATTCAGCAGGAAGCAGAAAGAATCAATATTGTTTCTATGGAAAGAATCATGGTGGAATTCAACAAAATCATGCTTTCTGAAAAGCCATCTATCGGGTTGAGACTAATGGAGCAAACCGGTCTTATGAAACTTGTTATTCCTGAACTTATTGAACTGAAAGGGGTAGAAGAAGTTGAGGGACAAACGCATAAGGATAACTTTTACCATACTTTAGAAGTAGTGGATAATATTTCAGTGAATACCGATAATCTCTGGCTTCGCTGGGCTGCCCTGCTCCACGACATTGGAAAAGCCCCTACAAAAAAATTTGTGGAAGGAACAGGATGGACGTTTCACGGACATGAATTTCTGGGTTCAAAAATGGTAAAAACCCTTTTCCAGAGATTGAAACTGCCTTTGGGAAGTGATATGAAATATGTTCAGAAAATGGTGAAGCTTTCCTCAAGACCTATTGCTTTAATTACTGATGATGCTTCGGACTCTGCATTAAGAAGGCTTTTATTTGATGCCGGAGAAAATCTTGAAGATCTTTTTACGCTTTGCAAGGCAGATATTACCACCAAGAACTCTAAAAAGCAGGAAAAATTCAAGAGAAATTTTGAATATGTAGCGGTAAAGATCAAAGAAGTGGAAGAAAAAGATCAGGTAAGGAATTTTCAGCCACCTATCACCGGTGAAGAGATTATGGAAATGTTTCATCTTAAACCCGGCCGTGAAATTGGTATTCTGAAAGAGAAAGTGAAAGAAGCCATTCTGGAAGGTGAAATTCCTAATGAAAAAGAAGAAGCTACCCGGTTCGTCATTGCTGAAGCTGAGAAACTGGGATTAACCATCTGATGTAGATGATAAATTATATAAAAAGCCCGGCGGGATGTTCCATCCCGCCGGGCTTTTTATATTTCCCTCTGTAAAACAAAGCCGGCCGGCTTCATAAGAAACCGACCGGAAAAAAACACAAATGATGAAAAAAT of the Chryseobacterium aureum genome contains:
- a CDS encoding cystathionine gamma-synthase, translating into MNFNTKVIHGGQHHESATGSVNVPVFLTSTFAQKSPGVHSGYEYSRAANPTRQALEDSLASIENGARGLAFGSGLAAIDCVLKLLNPGDEVIAVDDLYGGTYRMFTRLFEKYQLKFTFVNFDDVSKIADVITDKTKLIWVETPTNPLMKLVDIKAVVDIAKGRDILVAVDNTFATPYIQRPIDLGADIVMHSATKYLGGHSDVIAGALIAKDAELGEKLHFIQFASGGILGPHDSYLVLRGIKTLALRMQRHSDNGLAVAKYLETHPAVDQVIYPGLESHPQYELAKSQMKESGGMVSFTFKSGKKEDAIKFLEKVRVFTLAESLGGVESLANHPALMTHASIPAEKRAELGITDDLVRLSVGIEDAEDLIADLEKAFS
- the tnpA gene encoding IS200/IS605 family transposase, with protein sequence MAFIKIYIRLVFSTRNRDPFLNTFDIRLKVWKHIKEYATEKGIFLEMVNGYSDHCHCLISLGSDQNIEKVVQLLKGESSHWINKNQLTIGKFSWQDEYFAVSVSESMVENVRNYIKNQEKHHQKKSFGEEYKEFIERYNFKI
- a CDS encoding DinB family protein, encoding MTEFQKYIQRYLDLIPAGNWLDELQISADKTTGIYSNLTEEQFHFAYAEGKWTLKELLLHLSDTERVFQYRILAFARGEKNNLPGFDENEYAERSFANERTLDSLLEEYKLVRKSSQILLETLHPSALQNTGTANGHEITVETIGKLIVGHNYHHLNIIEERYLSKLGWM
- a CDS encoding GNAT family N-acetyltransferase, which encodes MKNIRKAILSDLPQLAELFDQYRVFYHKTSDIPAATNFLQERLENKDSEIFVAEENGTLKGFVQLYPIFSSTRMQRYWLLNDLYVNENHRGKGFSKELIEESKSLCRSSKACGILLETGKKNDIGNQLYPACGFELYDSVNFYEWTNHEQ
- a CDS encoding leucine-rich repeat domain-containing protein; translation: MMKIKIFTTVFLISGFSFFYGQKLEFKDKNFEKAVLENFDQNKNGILESHEAGMITNLFLVQKGIISTEDLHLFKNVKMIVLDDNAIPGIRITNLDHLELFSCTGCKISSFKAENLKNLTSLYLDHNLLESISLEGLPKIDQLTLSLNQIKTINLNPFKKLRKLNLEHNKLQKIDISGNPALQTLNISGNTIKEADIRKGRQEVTIFGAEE
- the gldB gene encoding gliding motility lipoprotein GldB; this encodes MKIFRYIALSSILAAGLVSCKKESENQWKVEVKQTAEKVDITDISKAFYNPDLPLDQFKAQFPWFQGSVSDADFGKRRADAEEIKIYKEAIGKIDQTKLQTELQSLFSHIKYYFPKFKSPKVYLFSSALQMVQDPIFYDEKGNLLFIDVTGFMGDGNANYKGLELYFQKSMNPQNLVPKVSQLFAENIVTESPDHQKFIDQIILNGKVMILQDAFLPDTPDYLKINYTQKQYDWAKSNEANIWNYFVESNLIFGDDPRLGERFISPGPFSKFYTEIDNESSPQIGIFTGWQICKAYLKEKPETKLTEFLKMDATTIFNQSGYKPKLK
- a CDS encoding nuclear transport factor 2 family protein translates to MDHQEFAQMWINAWNSHDLEDILSHYSDDIEITTPMIALATGGKESSLKGKQAVREYWRKALDKFPDLHFALIHSTAGVNSVALFYKSIMDKHAVEVMFFNKDGKISKMYAHYD
- the gldC gene encoding gliding motility protein GldC gives rise to the protein MRKTQITIDVELDENHVPENITWNAQDGGIEKQDTKATMISVWDDKTREALRIDLWTKEMPVDQMKMFIHQILISLGNTYQRATGEEDVAQWMEEIAEEFAVKSAIK
- a CDS encoding GNAT family N-acetyltransferase, whose amino-acid sequence is MKIETERLTLRKLEDEDFERIFLLDSNPEVMKYIGVPVLTDINESKNVIRMIQKQYEENGVGRLGVVEKESGLLIGWSGLKLLTHETNGYKNVLELGYRFLPESWGKGYAVESGAASLDYGFNDLNADVIYAYAHSEHDASNHILRKLGFEKTSEFEEPDGICFWYELKRENYNRK
- a CDS encoding L-threonylcarbamoyladenylate synthase gives rise to the protein MEHIIEILKSGGTILYPTDTIWGIGCDATNIEAVNKIFDIKKREKNKSMIILVESEKRLQDLVDVPEMAWEIIDLSEKPVTIVYENPRGLPKELLAEDGSIGIRLVKNDFCKKLITKLNRPLVSTSANFSGEKSPLKFSDISEEMISLVDYAVEEDREKVSKYSGSSVIKIWNDNRIKVLRE
- a CDS encoding CCA tRNA nucleotidyltransferase → MKINLNQNKNLKLFKIISEAAEKNNQSVFIVGGYVRDLLMKRKASTDIDFVTEQSGIELAQNVAQEIDPKLKVSVFKTYGTAMIKYKELELEFVGARKESYTENSRKPEVEGGSLEDDQKRRDFTINAMAISLNKDHFGELIDPFNGMDDLEKGILRTPLEPAQTYSDDPLRMMRAVRFASTLNFKIEENSLKAIQQEAERINIVSMERIMVEFNKIMLSEKPSIGLRLMEQTGLMKLVIPELIELKGVEEVEGQTHKDNFYHTLEVVDNISVNTDNLWLRWAALLHDIGKAPTKKFVEGTGWTFHGHEFLGSKMVKTLFQRLKLPLGSDMKYVQKMVKLSSRPIALITDDASDSALRRLLFDAGENLEDLFTLCKADITTKNSKKQEKFKRNFEYVAVKIKEVEEKDQVRNFQPPITGEEIMEMFHLKPGREIGILKEKVKEAILEGEIPNEKEEATRFVIAEAEKLGLTI